The genomic window GACCCCAATGCCAGCAGCCACGCGGTGGACGGTTACGGCAGCAAGCCCGTGTGGAAGCGCATGATCGTGGTGAGCGCCGGCGTGGTCTGCAACCTGATCACGGCGGTTGCGCTCTTCGTCATCGCTTTCCTCATCGGCGTGCGCTTCGAGGCGCCGATGATCGGCGCCGTGCGCCCGGCGAGCCCCGCCGCCAGCGCCCGCAGCCTCGACGGCGGCGCCGACGGCCTGCTGCCGGGCGACCGCATCGATTCCATCAACGAGGAACTGACCCACACCTTCGCCGACATTCAGATCGACGCGGCGATGAGCCGACCTGAACACCCGCTGCGGCTCCAGGTCACGCGGGCGGGACAATCCAAGCCGCTCGCCTTCGAGGTGGCGCCCACCAAGGACGGGCCGAGCGGACTGCTGAGCCTGGGCGTGTCGCCGGCACGCGGCGGCATGCTCGCCGACCAGAAGGAAGTGGCGCCGCTGGTCGAGAGCATCCTGACCCGAATCGGATTGAGCGCCGCGGGCGTGACGCCCGGCTCCGTGCTTGCGCAGATCAACGGCGCGCCGATCTCCAATGCCGAATCCCTGGACTTGGCCTTCGAGCAATCCGGCGGCAAGCCGGTCTCCACCACCTGGATCCTGCCCTCCGATCCGAAGCGCACCGTGACCGCGACGATCGCCCCCGAGCCGCAGTTTGAAAGACTTTTCCCCGCGGATCCGGCATCCGCCGAAGGCGTCGACTCCGATCTCGGCCTCATCGGCCTCTCGCCGCTGGTGCGCATCAACACCGTGCAGCCGGAGAGTCCGAACCAGGGACTGCTCAAGTCCGGCGACATCATTCTCTCCGTCGATGATCGCAGCGGGCCGCGCATGGATGAGTTCCGCGCGCGGATCCAGAAGAACGCCGGCCGTTCGGTGAGCCTGAAGGTGCTTCGCGGCGCGGAGACGCTCTCGATCGACGCGCGCGTGGATCGCCAGGGACGGCTCGACGTGCTGGTGGGGCCGGCGTGGAACCTGCTGGTCTCGGCTCGTGCCATCGACCAGGTGCTGGTGAATCCGCTTGATCCCAAGAACGGCCAGAGCGCGGCGACGCCCGTCGCGCCGCTGGAACTTCGCCCCTGCACGCGGATCGTTTCCCTGAACGACATCCCCCTTGATGATTGGGCCTCCTTCCGCGACGCGCTGTGGGTCGCCACCGCCGACGCGCTGGGCAAACATGAAGCTGCCACGCTGAGCCTTGCGTTCCAGAACATCGAGCCCGGTTCACCGGTGAAGAACGCCAGCGTCACGATCGGCGCCGACGCCATCGAGCGGATCCACAAGCTCGGCTGGACCAGCCCGCTTCCCAGCGAACTCTTCGAACCGGAGATGATCACCCGCAGCGCCAACGGCAATCCCCTGCTCGCGGCCTCGATGGGATTCACGGAAACCAAGAAGCTCGCCCTGCTCACCTGGCTCACGCTCGACCGCCTCGCCCGCGGCACCGTGGGCGTGGAGCAGCTGCGCGGCCCGGTCGGCATCGTGCACGTCGGCACCCGGGTCGCGGACCGCGGCATGACCTACTTGCTCTTCTTCCTAGCCATGATCAGCGTCAACTTGGCGGTGCTGAACTTCCTGCCGCTGCCGATCGTGGACGGCGGCCTCTTCCTTTTTCTGGCCTACGAAGGATTCTTCCGCCGGCCGCCGAGCGTGCGCTTCCAGAATGCGGCCACCTTCGTGGGCCTGGCCTTCCTGGGCGGCCTCTTCGTCGTCACGTTCTACAACGACGTGATCCGCCTCTTTTCCGGCAGTTGATTCCTCCATGGAGCCCCGGAACGCAATCGTCACGCTCATCACCGGCGCGGGTTCGGGCATCGGCCGCGCGTGCGCGCTTCAGCTCGCCCGGCGGAAGCACCACCTGGTGCTGGCGGGGCGCACTGAGAGCAAGCTTGCCGACGCGGCCGACGAGATCCTCGCCTTCGGATCCGGTGAGGTCATGATCGCCCGCGCCGACATCTCCGATCCGGCACAGGCCCGCAGCGTGGTCGACCAAACTCTGGAGCGCTTCGGCCGTGTCGACAATCTGGTCAACGCCGCCGGCGTCGCGGCGCTGGCGCCGATCGAGAAGACCACCAAGGAACTTCTGAGCGACACCTTCGCCACCAACACCTTCGGACCGGCCTACCTGATCGCCGCCTGCTGGCCGCGCTTCCGAACCCAGAAGTCGGGCTGCGTGGTGAACGTCAGCTCGCTCGCGTCGCAGGATCCCTTTCCGGGATTCTTCGTCTACGCCGCCAGCAAGGCCGCGCTCGACTCGATGACCCGCAGCGTCGCCCGCGAAGGCGCCGCCCTGGGCGTGCGGACTTTCTGCGTCAATCCCGGCGGCGTTGAGACTCCCATGCTGCGCTCCCTCTTCAACGAGAAGGCGATTCCAAAAAACCAGACCCTGGCGCCGGAGGCGGTGGCCACGGTCATCGTGGATTGCATCGAGGGACGGCGCGAGAGCGACCAGGGCAAGATCATCGTGCTTTCCAACCCCTGACTCAGCGCCGCCGACCGGAGTCGCGCTCGATGTCGCGCTTCATTTCCTTTTCGCGGATCGCCGCACGCTTGTCCGCCTTCTTGCGCCCGACGGCCACGCCCACGAGCAGCTTGGCGACGCCGTTCTTGAAATAAACCTTCAACGGAACCAGCGATGAGCCCTTGGCTTGCATCGCGAAGGCAAGTTTTTTGATCTCGCTTTTGTGGGCCAGCAGCCGTCGCGTTCGCACCGGCGGATGCTGGCGATCCTTCCCCGCGGGCGGATACTCGGCCACATGGACACCATGCAATTCCAGTTGCGGCGGCGCCGCGCGGGCCATCACCCACCCTTCGGAAAGACTTATCTGACCCGTCCGGATGCTCTTGACTTCCGAGCCCTTGAGAACCATGCCGCATTCGAAAGTCTCGCCGATCATGAAATCATGGCGTGCCTTTCGGTTCTCAATCTCGGGTTCGTGGTTGTCTTTGGACACGTGTGGGCTCATCGGAGAATAGGGACAAGCTCAGGGGACAAATTTTTCAAGTTTTGAAATACAGTTTTTTTGGCACAAAATCCAAGATTATGTCAAGTTTTGCTTGCCATAGGGCGTGCATTGTGGCATTAATGAGGCCAGTGTTTGACTGCGCCGTCGCTGTATTCATGGCCATCCGTTCCTGAAGACCCAATAACTCACGAAAGATCAGAAGCACAATGATTCAGAACCGATTTTCGTTCCTCGCGTCCTCCGCTCTCCTCATCGCAACAGCGGCCTTCGCGGTCGCAGGCAACCAGGGCATCAAGGCCAACGTGCCCGGTCCCAAGATCGGCGGCATCGCCGGCGCAGCGATCGACCCGATCGATCCCGAAACCATTCGCGACCGCTTCGCGCGGGAATTCCCGGGCGGCGGACTGCTGGACATCGAGGGCTCGCTGCGGCGCGTCTATGGCGTGACCTTCTCCACCGGCGTTTCCCCCAGCGACAGCGCGGACAAGTTCATGCGCGATTGGTCGATGCTCTGGAAGGTTCCCTACTCGCAGCTCGAGAAGGTCGGACCCTTCGAGGATGGCGCCCACACGCTTCCGCTGGTCGCCTCCGACGACGGCGAGTCTTCGCTCTTCACCGCCGCCTATTTCCGCCAGCAGGCCGGCGGCGTGCCGGTCTTCCGCTCCCTGGTCTGGGGATTGGTCCGCAATGAGGACAGTTTCCCGATGGTGCTCGCCGGCGGAACGCTGCGCGACATCGGCAACATCGAGGACCAGATCGCGGGCCAGGATCTTGACATCGGCCACATCAACATCGGCGCCATCGGCGGCCAGGCCTTCAGCACCTTCCGCGCGGCCCCCTCGCTCATCTCCTCGCCCCGCTACGTGATCTGGGCGGGCCTCGACGAGGACGTCCAAGTGGCGCGACTCGCGGTCGAGTTCTCCGCCACCGGCGGCGGCGACATGGATCCGGACAACTACGAGAAGATGCTCTTCGTGGTCGACGCGTCCACCGGCGACATCCTCTACCAGGAAAGCCTGATCTATCACGGCTCCGTCTCGGGCCAGATCAATGAATTCGTCACCTCCGATCACAAGGCCGACACCTGCAGCGCCGAAACCACACGCGGCATGCCCTACGCCAAGGTGGTCATCGGCGGCACAACCTTCTACGCCGACGTCAACGGCGCCTTCTCCGGCACCTACGCCGGCACCGGCAATGTCACGGTGGCTCCCACCATGGCGGGCAAGTATTTCACCGTCACTCCCTCGACCGGCTCGCTGATCACGGTCAGCTCGCAGTCCGTCGCCAATGGCGGAACTGCGACCTTCACCTTCAACGCGGGCGCCGCCAACGCCGCGACCACGACCGCGCAGACCAACACTTACGAGATGGCCAACAGGGCCCGCGACATCTGCGTGGCTGCGGCGCCGAGCTACCCGACCGTCAGCACCCAGACCGGCTTCATCATCCGGCCCAACAGCAATGCGGGAACCTGCAACGCCTTCTATGACGGCAACATCAACTTCTATCTCGCCGGCGGCGGCTGCAACAACTCCGGCTTCGGCGACGTGGTGGCCCATGAGTATGGCCATCACCTCGTGCAGGTGGCCGGCAGCGGCCAGAGCCAGTACGGCGAAGGCATGGGCGACTGCGTCGGCGTGCTGGTCACCGACATCTCCGCCCTGGGCGTCGGATTCCAGTCCTGCGCCAGCGGCATCCGCAACGCCAGCAACACCTGCCAGTATTCGGCGGCGAGCTGCTCAAGTTGCGGCAGCGAAATCCACTCCTGCGGCCAGCTGATCTCCGGCTGCGTCTGGAATCTCCGCAATTCGTTCGCGGCAAGCTACCCGGCTGACTACCGCACGCGTCTGGCCTACCTGGTGATCAACTCGATGCCGCTGCACGCGGGCTCGTCCACGATTCAGAACGACATCACGATTGACTACCTCACGCTCAACGACACCAACGGCAGCCTTCTGGACGGCACGCCGGATTACTTCGCCATCGCCGCAGCCTTCAACGCCCACGGCCTGACCGCCCCGGCGCTGAGCCTCTTCACCATCACGCTGCCAAGCGGCGCACCGACCACGATCGATCCCGCGGGCGGCACCACGATGAACGTGCTGATGACCCCTGTTTCCGGCTCAGTGCTTGCCGGAAGCGAAAAGTTGTTCTACAAGGACAGCGCCGCCGGCGTGTACAGCTTTGCGCTGCTCACCCCGACTGGAACCAACACCTACCAGGCCACCTTCCCGGCGGCGATCTGCAACTCCACGATGCAGTTCTATGTCCAGGCGACCGCGACCACGGGTGGAACCATCATCACGCTGCCGGCGAGCGGCGGCGCGGGCCCCTTCTCGGCCACGGCCGCGATCTCCGCGAGCACGCTGATCTCCGACGACTTTGAAGGCGCCTCGACGTCCTTCAC from Planctomycetota bacterium includes these protein-coding regions:
- a CDS encoding SDR family oxidoreductase, which produces MEPRNAIVTLITGAGSGIGRACALQLARRKHHLVLAGRTESKLADAADEILAFGSGEVMIARADISDPAQARSVVDQTLERFGRVDNLVNAAGVAALAPIEKTTKELLSDTFATNTFGPAYLIAACWPRFRTQKSGCVVNVSSLASQDPFPGFFVYAASKAALDSMTRSVAREGAALGVRTFCVNPGGVETPMLRSLFNEKAIPKNQTLAPEAVATVIVDCIEGRRESDQGKIIVLSNP
- a CDS encoding site-2 protease family protein, with the translated sequence MEFLTNTSNIALIVVGFGLLIAIHEFGHFLAARWAGIRVESFAVGMGPTVLAFRRGLGVRFGSTAPLIKTRFGSEPEKIPTAQLHAEGVGETEYSLRLLPIGGFVRMKGQEDLDPNASSHAVDGYGSKPVWKRMIVVSAGVVCNLITAVALFVIAFLIGVRFEAPMIGAVRPASPAASARSLDGGADGLLPGDRIDSINEELTHTFADIQIDAAMSRPEHPLRLQVTRAGQSKPLAFEVAPTKDGPSGLLSLGVSPARGGMLADQKEVAPLVESILTRIGLSAAGVTPGSVLAQINGAPISNAESLDLAFEQSGGKPVSTTWILPSDPKRTVTATIAPEPQFERLFPADPASAEGVDSDLGLIGLSPLVRINTVQPESPNQGLLKSGDIILSVDDRSGPRMDEFRARIQKNAGRSVSLKVLRGAETLSIDARVDRQGRLDVLVGPAWNLLVSARAIDQVLVNPLDPKNGQSAATPVAPLELRPCTRIVSLNDIPLDDWASFRDALWVATADALGKHEAATLSLAFQNIEPGSPVKNASVTIGADAIERIHKLGWTSPLPSELFEPEMITRSANGNPLLAASMGFTETKKLALLTWLTLDRLARGTVGVEQLRGPVGIVHVGTRVADRGMTYLLFFLAMISVNLAVLNFLPLPIVDGGLFLFLAYEGFFRRPPSVRFQNAATFVGLAFLGGLFVVTFYNDVIRLFSGS
- the smpB gene encoding SsrA-binding protein SmpB — encoded protein: MSPHVSKDNHEPEIENRKARHDFMIGETFECGMVLKGSEVKSIRTGQISLSEGWVMARAAPPQLELHGVHVAEYPPAGKDRQHPPVRTRRLLAHKSEIKKLAFAMQAKGSSLVPLKVYFKNGVAKLLVGVAVGRKKADKRAAIREKEMKRDIERDSGRRR